Genomic DNA from Prunus persica cultivar Lovell chromosome G1, Prunus_persica_NCBIv2, whole genome shotgun sequence:
gaaaccaaGCAATTTCTATCTCACCATTTCAAATTGAAAGACTTGGGGCAACTCAAATATTTCTTGGGCATAGAAGTTGCACGATCAAAGCGTGGAATTACCCTATGTCAACGAAAATATGCACTAGAAATATTGGATGATGCTGGGTTTCTAGGAGTTAAGCCTTCACGGTTTCCTGTGGATCAAAATTTGTCTCTCACACAAATGGAAGGAAAGGTGTTGAATGATCCTTCATCATATAGAAGGCTTGTGGGCAGGTTAATATACTTGACAATAACAAGGCCTGACTTGGCTTATGCTGTCCACATGCTAAGTCAATTCATGGAGAAACCTCGGCAACCACATCTTGAGGCTGCACACAAGGTCCTCAAGTACATTAAACAAGCACCTGGACAAGGAATTTTTCTCCCTTCCACGGGTTCATTACAATTACAAGCATTTTGTGATGCCGATTGGGCTAGATGTAGAGATACTAGAAGGTCGATAACGGGGTACTGTGTTTTGCTTGGTCAAGCACCTATTTCCTGGAAAactaagaaacaaacaactaTATCCCGTTCTAGTGCAGAGGCTGAATACCGTTCTATGGCCACCACATGTTGTGAAATCATATGGCTGAAGAATATTCTGAAAGATCTAGGAGTGAAACACCCACAACCAGCCAACCTGTTTTGTGACAATCAAGCGGCATTACACATCGCTTCAAATCCTGTTTTCCATGAACGAACGAAGCACATAGAGATTGATTGTCATCTAGTACGAGAGAAGATTCAAGAAGGAATGATACGCACGGCTTACATAAGGACAAGTGATCAACCAGCTGATATATTCACCAAGCCGTTGAGTTCAACGCAGTTTGAAGTCTTACTTAGCAAGTTGGGTGTCATTAACATACACTCCAACTTGAGGTGGAGTGTTAAGGAAGATATCTCCATTAATTAGGCAATATTGTAAATTGATACTGTAGTTATTTGCTTCCTTATTTAGTCTCTGATCAAGCCTTGgttataggtgatagtttagGATACTATTGACTGAATCATTGTATAAAGCTGTAAACCTAGTTGTGGAATAATATATCGAACATTATAATCCCATTCTATGCTTCTCATCACACAGAAACCAAGAACTGGGACAATATGTTGAACATCgtagagaaagaagagagaagaataagATCTGAACAGCGATTGGAGTAGTATGAGTGTTATTGGGACACAAACTCTATggattttgtgttcttgaatcTTGAGATGATTTCAGAGATGTCACTGTTCTTGATTGTGAAATCGAATTTCTcgaatttgatttcatatatttCAGAGAGGGAAGCAGAAGAGAAGGGCAGAGATGCCAGCGTCTGCCCAAATGGTTCATTATATATCATGTTAACATAACAACCCATagtagaagagaaaaaagaaagaagagagaagatatGAAGGAAGATCCCTCTTGTATTATTTCTTAGATAGATAAGATTATTACATTGATTGAGATTATATCTCTCCCTTCTCTTACAATATAAGTTTATAACAACTCTCTCAGCTtatgaattaaacaaactcTTAACAACTCTCTCAGCTTATTAAACAAACTCTTAGCAATACATACAACTATATATCAGCACTTAGTTCATTGACCCTTATACCCGTAGAAACTATTGAGGATTGAAGACTAATGTAGAACTGCATTAAGTTGACAAGCAGAAGGAGAATCCCTACGGTCAAAGCAATAACTTTCCATGGGGTACTACAGTAGTCGCTCCTAAATTGTTCGAAATACCAGTTCCATTTAACATGGTAATATTTATTCACTTCGACGCAGAGTTGGTCATACTGGAAATCTTTGACTGTGGTGTCAATGGAAAGGCTGTGCAAGAACTTAGAACCATCTTCAACGTTGAGCCAGTTAGCTAATATGTTCTTCTCAGAAagaagctttatatccttatCGGAACTGATGATGAGTTTATCCATGAAAACGGCGTAAGATGTTATTTGATGATGAGAATTGACTCCGACAGCACTGCTCAAAGGCGATGAGGTTCCTCCATAATGGTTCGGTCAACCCTGCAACTGCTAGTTCTGGAATTGTTAAAAAAACCCCATTTTTAAATTCGATGTTCATTAGATTATTATCCGAGCCCCTTACAAATTTAACTCCTGCTTCTGAGAGAGCTGTTGCTGCAGGAATTTCCGGTCccatctctttttcttccttttctgcGAACCACTAAAgacattttttgttatttctacCGGGAAGTTCAAAAGGTTTGATTGCGAAAACAATGGAAGTTTTGATTAGATCAAGTATGTGCAAAAATCGATTCTCATCAACTCGATCATTATTAACCCGGTCCTCCTTAAGATATTGGACATAGGAGTTGATATGTTTCTTCAACGAGTTTTGTGAGCAGAAGGCACTGAGCAGGACTACACTGAACGGGGGTCCACGGTCGATTTTGCCCAAGGTAAGGCGATATAAACAGCTGAGAACAAACCAAGGAAGCTGATTTTCTAATAGCAAAAGATCATGACATACATATTGGAACATGCAATCCATCTTCAATATGGggtcatcatcatcttttttCCCATAGACAATCTTCCAAAGTAGATGTATTACGAAGCAACCATCAAGTATCATAATTTCCATGAACTCTTTCTCTTTAAGGTGATCAAGTGGTTCTGCATAAAAAGAACGGGCGCGTTTCTCAAACTTAATGATGCCTTTCTTCGTTCCATTGTTAATGCTTTCAATGAATTTTTCAAGGCTTATATCCATGCGGGTGAGAAGGGTATCTAAATACCACTGCTTCACAGTTTCCATGCGCTGGAGTTTTTCGTGATCGTGTCGTCGATGGAAGGGTCCGATTGAGACGACGTGAGGCTCATATGCCTTTGGATTATGTCTCCGGAGAGCTTCGGGAACTTTGAAGATGCAGCTTGCGGGAGGCAAGGGTGATGTGCCAGGGTTTCTTCTCATCTTCTCTTTCAACGCTTCTAATAAAGTATCTTCTCGTACAATATAAGTTCGATCTGCACTGCGTTCCGTTTCAGTAGCCATGATGATGACCGGCCCAACTATATACGTACTGTCCTGAAAGTCTGAAGCAAGTTGCAATGGCATAGAATCAAATTAGAGAACGTAATTCGTAACTCCTAATGCAATAATCTTCTCTTCGTACTAgctaatatttaaaatatggaaGAGAGagtaaatatttaaaatataatttcataattgCTTACCAaccctttcattttctgatacCGATCCCTCACACACAGGGTCACATGCACGCAGACATGCCTACTTGATattatttagaaaataaaacccaagTCCTTTTTAGATTATTGTCCTAAAGAGAAGACAGAATATATTTGTAAAACTCCTCAACTTCTATATGTCCGTAtatctctttcattttctttacttttatttcccTGTTTCCCGCTGGTTATCAACTCTTCTCACCTAGTAAACTTTCTACACCCAACaagattttaataatttacTGTCCACACCCAGCAAATCTTCAAGAACTATACCCATTTCTAAAGTGATCCGAAAATCCCATGCGGATATTGGGCGGGACTAGTCTTGAGCATCTTTGCTCTTCTATCAGCCTCTAGGCCTCTAGTCATGTTGAGTTGGTTCTTATCATCGTTGTTCAGTTTGCCTCTTTTCATTTTAGGCAATTGGGCAAAGGCTATTTAAACAAACATTTGTCCTTACTTCATACAATTATTATATGTCCCCGCCATGGGGCTGTAGGTGGCAGTGAGTCCATGCATATTAGAGATAATATTGAACAAGTAAATAGTAATACTGATGCGAGGTCAGTGATTCCATCCCTTGCGTCAAGTTCGAattattaaactcacacacactacacggatgCTAGTATGACGGTTTAATGTTTCACGCCTAGCCACCACCAGCTACCCCAACAACATGGAGTGGGAAGACTACTTCGAAAACAAGGGTATTATTCCTTCTATGACCTCAGCGGGGACGA
This window encodes:
- the LOC18789998 gene encoding UPF0481 protein At3g47200, coding for MATETERSADRTYIVREDTLLEALKEKMRRNPGTSPLPPASCIFKVPEALRRHNPKAYEPHVVSIGPFHRRHDHEKLQRMETVKQWYLDTLLTRMDISLEKFIESINNGTKKGIIKFEKRARSFYAEPLDHLKEKEFMEIMILDGCFVIHLLWKIVYGKKDDDDPILKMDCMFQYVCHDLLLLENQLPWFVLSCLYRLTLGKIDRGPPFSVVLLSAFCSQNSLKKHINSYVQYLKEDRVNNDRVDENRFLHILDLIKTSIVFAIKPFELPGRNNKKCL